A region of Haliotis asinina isolate JCU_RB_2024 chromosome 9, JCU_Hal_asi_v2, whole genome shotgun sequence DNA encodes the following proteins:
- the LOC137297225 gene encoding fibrous sheath CABYR-binding protein-like yields the protein MSIPNIKQTPVEISLLNTDQSPLEISLLNIDQNPVEISLLNIEQNPVEISLLNTDQNPLEISLLNIEQNPVEISLLNTDQNPLEISLLNTDQSPLEISLLNIDQNPVEISLLNIEQNPVEISLLNTDQNPVEISLLNIEQNPVEISLLNTDQNPLEISLLNIEQNPVEISLLNIDQNPVEISLLNIEQNPVEISLLNIDQTHLEIIFIRHRPHEFGEGK from the coding sequence ATGTCCATACCTAACATAAAGCAGACCCCTGTGGAGATTTCCCTACTGAACACAGATCAGAGCCCCCTGGAGATTTCCCTACTGAACATAGATCAGAACCCTGTGGAGATTTCCCTACTGAACATAGAGCAGAACCCTGTGGAGATTTCCCTACTGAACACAGATCAAAACCCGTTGGAGATTTCCCTACTGAACATAGAGCAGAACCCTGTGGAGATTTCCCTACTGAACACAGATCAAAACCCGTTGGAGATTTCCCTACTGAACACAGATCAGAGCCCCCTGGAGATTTCCCTACTGAACATAGATCAGAACCCTGTGGAGATTTCCCTACTGAACATAGAGCAGAACCCTGTGGAGATTTCCCTACTGAACACAGATCAAAACCCGGTGGAGATTTCCCTACTGAACATAGAGCAGAACCCTGTGGAGATTTCCCTACTGAACACAGATCAAAACCCGTTGGAGATTTCCCTACTGAACATAGAGCAGAACCCTGTGGAGATTTCCCTACTGAACATAGATCAGAACCCTGTGGAGATTTCCCTACTGAACATAGAGCAGAACCCTGTGGAGATTTCCCTACTGAACATAGATCAGACCCATTTGGAGATCATCTTTATTAGACACAGACCACATGAGTTTGGAGAAGGCAAATAG